One window of Acidimicrobiales bacterium genomic DNA carries:
- a CDS encoding SDR family NAD(P)-dependent oxidoreductase: MFDLSGKTALVTGAGQNMGAGIARTLAGQGAHVLVNDLLAERADEIAAEIVSGGGSAAGLAFDVTDLGAVSAATEGHRIDILVNNAGNGGAEGMRPTKFADMDPSDWDGPIEVNLRGVMNTCHAVVNGMIERSWGRIITISSGAGASGVGIGVAPYSAGKGGGLGFMRSLALEIAATGVTANSVALGLMNNAGGSDITAALAKSVPVKRLGTPDDVGAICAYLASEEASWLTAQTINLNGGSITS; encoded by the coding sequence ATGTTCGATCTCTCAGGCAAGACGGCGCTCGTCACCGGGGCCGGCCAGAACATGGGGGCCGGTATCGCCCGTACCCTGGCCGGACAGGGTGCGCACGTACTGGTCAACGACCTGTTGGCCGAACGGGCCGACGAGATCGCGGCGGAGATCGTATCAGGCGGTGGATCGGCGGCGGGACTGGCGTTCGACGTCACCGACCTCGGCGCGGTCTCGGCGGCGACGGAGGGCCATCGCATCGACATCCTCGTGAACAACGCGGGCAACGGCGGGGCCGAGGGAATGCGTCCGACCAAGTTCGCCGACATGGACCCCTCCGATTGGGACGGTCCGATCGAGGTCAACCTGCGGGGCGTGATGAACACGTGTCACGCCGTCGTCAACGGCATGATCGAGCGCTCGTGGGGCCGGATCATCACGATCTCCTCCGGGGCGGGCGCCTCGGGTGTGGGCATCGGCGTCGCCCCCTACTCCGCGGGCAAGGGCGGCGGTCTCGGCTTCATGCGCTCGTTGGCGCTCGAGATCGCGGCCACCGGCGTGACCGCCAACAGCGTCGCCCTGGGCCTGATGAACAACGCCGGCGGCAGCGACATCACCGCTGCCCTCGCCAAGTCGGTGCCGGTCAAACGCCTGGGCACCCCCGACGACGTCGGCGCGATCTGCGCCTACCTCGCCTCGGAGGAGGCGAGCTGGCTCACCGCCCAGACCATCAACCTCAACGGCGGCTCCATCACCTCCTAG
- a CDS encoding fused MFS/spermidine synthase, translating into MSEARARILVFCTSAAVLVLEILAGRLMAPYVGVSLETFTAIIGTILAGIAIGSAIGGRLADRYDPAALIGPALAIGGALAWWSLWIVGVLGPELGSEPAAIVVLATVSFFAPATVLTAISPMAAKLRLNSLEDTGKVVGGLSAFGTAGALFGTFITGFVLVAAAPTRPIVMIVGALLVAWGLFETVRVSRKAPSATLVVVLLASFGIGATADSPCEFESAYFCGRVVGDEEDASVRYLILDTLRHAAVDLDDPTNLEFRYIRLIADVIDSTSEGPIDALHLGGGGFSVPMWVEATRPGSYNQVLEIDDVLLDVARDELGFATGPDMEVTIGDGRLAFDDLADDSFDVVVGDAFGGQAVPWHLTTTEFIASVDRVLRDDGIYVMNIIDGDQNRFAEWEVATLRDNFDFVEVIVHPDGIDRQVRNQILVASDQPIPDLSFDPADGLLVDDVDAFIDGGKVLRDDFAPVEQLAANPTS; encoded by the coding sequence ATGTCGGAGGCACGCGCACGAATACTGGTGTTCTGCACGTCGGCGGCGGTGCTGGTGCTGGAGATCCTGGCGGGGCGGTTGATGGCCCCGTACGTGGGCGTGTCGCTCGAGACGTTCACCGCGATCATCGGCACGATCCTCGCCGGCATCGCCATCGGCAGCGCCATCGGCGGGCGGCTGGCCGACCGCTACGACCCCGCCGCGCTCATCGGCCCGGCGCTTGCCATCGGCGGCGCGCTGGCGTGGTGGTCGCTCTGGATCGTCGGGGTGCTCGGCCCCGAGCTCGGCAGCGAACCTGCGGCAATCGTGGTGCTCGCGACCGTGTCGTTCTTCGCCCCGGCAACCGTGCTCACCGCAATCAGCCCGATGGCGGCCAAGCTGAGGCTCAACTCGCTGGAGGACACCGGCAAGGTCGTCGGTGGCCTGTCGGCCTTCGGCACTGCCGGTGCCCTGTTCGGCACCTTCATCACCGGCTTCGTGCTCGTCGCCGCCGCGCCGACGCGGCCGATCGTCATGATCGTGGGGGCGCTCCTGGTCGCGTGGGGCCTCTTCGAGACCGTTCGCGTCTCCCGCAAGGCGCCCAGCGCGACGCTCGTCGTGGTGCTGCTGGCGTCGTTCGGCATCGGTGCGACCGCCGATTCGCCGTGCGAGTTCGAGTCGGCCTACTTCTGCGGCCGGGTCGTGGGCGACGAGGAGGACGCGTCGGTGCGCTACCTCATCCTCGACACGCTGCGCCACGCGGCCGTGGACCTGGACGATCCGACCAACCTGGAGTTCCGCTACATCCGCCTCATCGCCGATGTGATCGACTCGACCAGCGAGGGGCCGATCGATGCGCTCCACCTCGGTGGCGGCGGATTCTCCGTTCCCATGTGGGTCGAGGCGACCCGGCCCGGCTCCTACAACCAGGTGCTCGAGATCGACGACGTCCTCCTCGACGTGGCCCGCGACGAGCTCGGGTTCGCGACCGGACCGGACATGGAGGTGACCATCGGCGACGGTCGCCTCGCCTTCGACGATCTCGCGGACGACTCGTTCGACGTCGTCGTGGGCGATGCGTTCGGCGGCCAGGCCGTGCCCTGGCATCTGACCACGACCGAGTTCATCGCCAGCGTGGACCGAGTCCTGCGCGACGACGGCATCTATGTGATGAACATCATCGACGGCGACCAGAACCGGTTTGCCGAATGGGAGGTCGCCACGCTGCGCGACAACTTCGACTTCGTCGAGGTGATCGTCCACCCGGACGGCATCGACCGGCAGGTACGCAACCAGATCCTCGTTGCGTCCGATCAGCCGATCCCGGACTTGTCGTTCGACCCCGCCGACGGACTGCTGGTCGACGACGTCGACGCGTTCATCGACGGCGGCAAGGTCCTGCGCGACGACTTCGCACCCGTCGAGCAACTCGCCGCCAACCCCACCAGCTGA
- a CDS encoding amidohydrolase family protein codes for MPNPLEGIDQSNNPYIVVSSDTHAGLFVEDYREYLDSSVHAEFDTWLATRHEHRAMVEEMNGEYVEQWESENEIGLKGAYDPAIRDKTLDADGVAGEIIFADGDAVTGMESPPFGAGLSAGAITDPKLAWAGARAHNRWLEEFCATNPPRRAGVALVPITHGVDEAVKEIEALSGKPGIRGIMIPTMWHDKPSYGHESYDPVWAACAEAGLVVHTHSGEADTEAYNENMAQYMLEVAFWTHRPLWQLLLAGKFDKFPNLKYAPVECGSWWLGDLLFKADAMFGGKNWKVKKMASRTKDLIQRLPSEYVGTNVFVGASTMSKVELRRRYVNGIDALMWGTDYPHPEGSWPNTVERLQTDFQQIPVEETRLLLGLNAVRCYDLDIDGLTKIAADIGPTPESLNQDLSLRTPENAIREARFWFDDYNIDWPE; via the coding sequence ATGCCGAACCCACTCGAGGGCATCGATCAGAGCAACAACCCCTACATCGTGGTGTCCTCCGACACCCACGCCGGACTCTTCGTCGAGGACTATCGCGAGTATCTCGACTCGTCGGTTCACGCCGAGTTCGACACCTGGCTGGCGACCCGCCACGAACACCGGGCGATGGTCGAGGAGATGAACGGCGAATACGTCGAGCAGTGGGAGAGCGAGAACGAGATCGGTCTCAAGGGCGCCTACGACCCGGCCATCCGTGACAAGACCCTCGACGCCGATGGGGTCGCCGGTGAGATCATCTTCGCCGACGGCGACGCGGTCACCGGCATGGAGTCGCCGCCGTTCGGTGCGGGTCTCTCGGCCGGTGCCATCACCGATCCCAAGCTCGCCTGGGCCGGTGCTCGTGCCCACAACCGTTGGCTCGAGGAGTTCTGCGCCACCAACCCGCCCCGCCGGGCGGGGGTGGCCCTCGTGCCGATCACCCATGGCGTCGACGAGGCCGTCAAGGAGATCGAGGCGCTGTCGGGCAAGCCCGGCATCCGCGGCATCATGATCCCCACGATGTGGCACGACAAGCCGTCGTACGGCCACGAGAGCTACGACCCCGTCTGGGCGGCGTGCGCCGAGGCCGGACTGGTCGTCCACACCCACTCGGGTGAAGCCGACACCGAGGCCTACAACGAGAACATGGCCCAGTACATGCTCGAGGTCGCCTTCTGGACCCACCGTCCGCTGTGGCAGCTGCTGCTCGCCGGCAAGTTCGACAAGTTCCCGAACCTCAAGTACGCCCCCGTCGAGTGCGGTTCGTGGTGGCTCGGCGACCTGCTGTTCAAGGCCGACGCGATGTTCGGCGGCAAGAACTGGAAGGTCAAGAAGATGGCCTCCCGTACCAAGGACCTCATCCAGCGCCTGCCGTCGGAGTATGTCGGCACCAACGTGTTCGTCGGTGCGTCCACCATGAGCAAGGTCGAGCTCCGCCGTCGCTACGTCAACGGCATCGACGCGCTCATGTGGGGCACCGACTATCCGCATCCCGAAGGCTCGTGGCCCAACACGGTCGAACGCCTCCAGACCGACTTCCAGCAGATCCCGGTGGAGGAGACCCGGCTCCTGCTCGGTCTCAACGCGGTGCGCTGCTACGACCTCGACATCGACGGCCTCACCAAGATCGCCGCCGACATCGGCCCCACCCCCGAGAGCCTGAACCAGGACCTCTCGTTGCGCACCCCCGAGAACGCCATCCGCGAAGCCCGCTTCTGGTTCGACGACTACAACATCGACTGGCCCGAGTAA
- a CDS encoding DUF2975 domain-containing protein, which yields MTTTRSESVLKVLDTLLAIARVILIVVTALSVVLAILTLFRTTTTTLSGTTDAIAIEQTTPSGRVATHDPSTNTTTLDEGPPIGDLPDFGAAAVSIEIEDPVVRSVAVFVIAAWLGLGWFAVTNVRGITRASLAGTPFTMDNARRLQRTGAAAVGYAVMLVGVPLLMDALLSRVDLPVDGFRLDGGGGDAWLWLIVGLLIIAIAGAVERGVELQEFEETTI from the coding sequence ATGACAACGACACGCTCGGAATCGGTTCTCAAGGTGCTCGACACGCTGCTGGCCATCGCTCGAGTCATCCTGATCGTCGTGACCGCACTCTCCGTCGTGCTGGCGATCCTCACGCTCTTCCGCACGACGACCACCACCCTGTCCGGCACCACCGACGCGATTGCGATCGAACAGACCACGCCGAGCGGGAGGGTCGCGACGCACGACCCGTCCACCAACACGACGACGTTGGACGAGGGTCCTCCCATCGGGGACCTGCCCGATTTCGGGGCGGCCGCGGTCTCGATCGAGATCGAGGACCCGGTCGTGCGCTCGGTTGCCGTGTTCGTGATCGCGGCGTGGCTCGGTCTCGGCTGGTTCGCCGTCACGAACGTCCGGGGCATCACGCGGGCATCCCTCGCCGGAACGCCGTTCACCATGGACAACGCCCGCCGACTCCAACGCACCGGTGCCGCGGCGGTCGGCTACGCCGTGATGCTGGTCGGCGTGCCGCTGTTGATGGACGCACTCCTGTCTCGGGTCGACCTGCCCGTCGACGGATTTCGGCTCGACGGCGGCGGGGGCGATGCATGGCTGTGGCTCATCGTCGGCCTGCTGATCATTGCGATCGCCGGCGCCGTCGAGCGGGGTGTCGAGCTGCAGGAGTTCGAGGAGACGACCATCTGA
- a CDS encoding TetR/AcrR family transcriptional regulator, producing the protein MSKTGTTGRRAGLDRDDMVAVALRLVENEGASALTMRRLATELDVTTTTIYWHVGSRDELVIEIIRRQSERQAERPIEGTTPSERVMSAARNVWINALENRAITSLAHQTGTTSLLEHPQEVALARELEAAGLTGPSGADALRSILTTVGGFLVRALRNESAIPEARRSPALWATTDADVDPRTIAALGGPVDLDNLFESTLQAIVDHHVQ; encoded by the coding sequence GTGAGCAAGACCGGTACCACCGGCCGCCGGGCCGGACTCGACCGCGACGACATGGTCGCCGTCGCGCTCCGACTCGTCGAGAACGAGGGTGCGTCCGCGCTGACCATGCGTCGGCTCGCCACCGAACTCGATGTCACGACCACGACGATCTACTGGCACGTGGGCAGTCGCGACGAGCTCGTCATCGAGATCATCCGCCGTCAATCCGAACGCCAGGCGGAGCGGCCGATCGAGGGAACCACGCCGAGCGAACGCGTCATGTCGGCCGCTCGCAACGTCTGGATCAACGCGCTCGAGAACCGAGCGATCACCTCGCTCGCCCACCAGACCGGCACGACGTCGCTGCTCGAGCATCCGCAGGAAGTGGCGCTGGCCCGTGAGCTCGAGGCGGCGGGACTCACCGGCCCCTCCGGTGCGGACGCCCTTCGCTCCATTCTCACCACCGTGGGCGGCTTCCTCGTGCGAGCGCTCCGCAACGAATCGGCCATCCCCGAGGCGCGCCGCAGCCCCGCACTGTGGGCGACGACCGACGCCGACGTCGACCCCCGCACCATCGCTGCGCTCGGCGGTCCGGTCGATCTCGACAACCTGTTCGAGTCGACGCTGCAAGCCATCGTCGACCACCACGTTCAATGA
- a CDS encoding CoA transferase, producing the protein MTKPLPLAGTRVIDFSRVLAGPLITQNLADLGADVIKIERPGHGDDTRIWGPPWHPGDDGGQHSTYYESLNRGKRSIVLDLFDDDDLAFARSLARSGDVVVDNFRPGFMAGRGLDRATLAVESPAVVTCTVTAFGEDGPASTLPGYDLVAQAMGGLMHMTGEADGRANRVGVPIVDMTTGLYATIGLLAALTEATRTGEGRHVSVSLFDTALAALGNHGTATTMAGAEPRRDGNRHPSIAPYESYRTADGDIIIAAANDKLFAGVAAALERPDLLDDPRFVDNPTRRAHIDELSVELERTLTTDSRDAWVEKLRSHQVPTGPINSIPEALAWAQEVGIDATITRGRYTGIRSPIVIDGERLDTTLPPPLLDEHGPAVRREAER; encoded by the coding sequence GTGACCAAACCACTCCCCCTCGCCGGCACGCGGGTGATCGACTTCTCCCGGGTCCTCGCCGGTCCTCTGATCACCCAGAACCTGGCCGACCTCGGCGCCGACGTGATCAAGATCGAGCGGCCGGGTCACGGTGACGACACCCGCATCTGGGGACCGCCGTGGCACCCCGGCGACGACGGCGGGCAGCACTCGACCTACTACGAGTCGCTGAACCGGGGGAAGCGTTCGATCGTGCTCGACCTGTTCGACGACGACGACCTCGCGTTCGCCCGGTCGCTGGCCCGCTCCGGCGATGTCGTGGTCGACAACTTCCGACCCGGGTTCATGGCGGGCCGCGGCCTCGACCGCGCCACGCTGGCCGTCGAGAGCCCGGCGGTCGTCACCTGCACGGTCACCGCGTTCGGCGAGGACGGGCCGGCGTCGACCCTGCCGGGCTACGACCTGGTCGCCCAGGCCATGGGCGGGCTGATGCACATGACCGGCGAGGCCGACGGTCGGGCCAATCGGGTCGGGGTGCCCATCGTCGACATGACCACGGGTCTCTACGCAACCATCGGCCTGCTCGCCGCGTTGACCGAGGCGACCCGCACCGGCGAGGGGCGGCATGTGTCGGTGAGCCTGTTCGACACCGCGCTGGCGGCGCTCGGCAACCACGGCACCGCCACGACGATGGCCGGCGCCGAGCCGCGCCGCGATGGCAACCGTCATCCGTCGATCGCCCCCTACGAGTCGTATCGCACCGCCGATGGCGACATCATCATCGCTGCCGCCAACGACAAGCTGTTCGCCGGAGTGGCCGCTGCGCTCGAGCGGCCGGACCTGCTCGACGATCCCCGCTTCGTCGACAACCCCACGCGTCGGGCCCACATCGACGAGCTGTCCGTCGAGCTCGAACGGACGTTGACGACCGACTCGCGCGATGCCTGGGTCGAGAAGCTCCGCAGTCACCAGGTGCCGACCGGCCCGATCAACTCGATCCCCGAGGCTCTGGCCTGGGCCCAGGAAGTCGGCATCGATGCGACGATCACCCGCGGTCGCTACACCGGCATCCGCTCGCCCATCGTGATCGACGGCGAGCGGCTCGACACGACGCTGCCACCACCGCTGCTCGACGAACACGGCCCCGCCGTTCGCCGCGAAGCCGAGCGCTGA
- a CDS encoding LLM class flavin-dependent oxidoreductase, with amino-acid sequence MIILRFDFRLGPQSTATMADLYGASLEMCEWGEANGAMMGMFSEHHSSSDGYLPSPLVMAAAAAARTSTLSINVGALLALMYDPVKLAEDMVVLDHLSRGRVGYTLGLGYRPEEYAMFGVDASQRGAIMDERIGVLRRALAGERFDWEGRTVEVTPAPFTDGGPMLSYGGGTPAAARRAGRHAMMFLPQHADPALAEAYDEAAVAAGNPPGLCMAPGAGSPTSVFIAEDPDAGWAEIGEHLLHDARMYGQWLGSNASASGSQATTVDALRAENGPYRIVTLDEARALHDRFGALALQPLCGGLPPEIAWRYLEPFADL; translated from the coding sequence ATGATCATCCTGCGCTTCGACTTCCGCCTCGGTCCCCAGTCCACCGCAACGATGGCCGACCTCTACGGTGCGTCGCTCGAGATGTGTGAATGGGGAGAGGCCAACGGGGCGATGATGGGGATGTTCTCCGAACACCACTCGTCGAGCGACGGCTACCTGCCCTCGCCGCTGGTGATGGCGGCGGCGGCCGCCGCCCGCACCTCCACGCTGTCGATCAATGTCGGTGCGCTGCTCGCCCTCATGTACGACCCCGTGAAGCTCGCCGAGGACATGGTGGTACTCGATCACCTCAGCCGCGGCCGGGTCGGCTACACGCTCGGGCTGGGCTACCGGCCCGAGGAGTACGCCATGTTCGGCGTCGACGCGTCGCAGCGCGGCGCGATCATGGACGAGCGGATCGGTGTCCTGCGTCGCGCCCTCGCCGGTGAGCGGTTCGACTGGGAGGGACGCACCGTCGAGGTCACCCCGGCGCCGTTCACCGACGGCGGACCGATGCTCTCCTACGGCGGCGGAACCCCGGCGGCCGCCCGCCGGGCCGGCCGGCACGCAATGATGTTCCTGCCCCAGCACGCCGACCCGGCGCTGGCCGAGGCCTACGACGAGGCCGCCGTCGCGGCCGGCAACCCGCCCGGCCTGTGCATGGCACCGGGCGCGGGCTCGCCGACCTCGGTGTTCATCGCGGAGGATCCCGACGCCGGCTGGGCCGAGATCGGCGAACACCTGCTGCACGACGCCCGCATGTACGGCCAGTGGCTGGGGTCCAACGCCTCCGCTTCTGGTTCACAGGCCACCACGGTCGACGCACTGCGGGCCGAGAACGGCCCCTACCGGATCGTCACGCTCGACGAGGCTCGGGCCCTGCACGATCGGTTCGGCGCACTGGCCTTGCAGCCGCTGTGCGGTGGCCTTCCGCCCGAGATCGCGTGGCGTTATCTCGAGCCGTTCGCCGACCTCTGA
- a CDS encoding helix-turn-helix transcriptional regulator, translating into MPVIVNLDRMLDARGMTLTELSNAVGITLANLSILKTGKAKAIRFSTLELLCDVLDCEPGDLLGYEP; encoded by the coding sequence ATGCCGGTGATCGTCAACCTCGACCGAATGCTCGACGCGCGCGGAATGACACTCACCGAGTTGTCCAACGCGGTCGGCATCACCCTTGCAAATCTCTCGATCCTCAAAACGGGCAAGGCCAAGGCCATCCGGTTCAGCACCCTCGAGCTGCTGTGCGACGTGTTGGACTGCGAGCCGGGAGATCTCCTCGGCTACGAGCCATGA
- a CDS encoding EthD domain-containing protein, whose protein sequence is MLHLVARDGVDLGPVLAETPDSLTALARDPVCFMGAASPFAGAVESAVEHHDSLVEFAHTLGELVDPARSMAIAGRDRVFIAPAAPTPVRYQYLMHRRDDFSHGDYLDRYESIHSDFGLRTPNIEGYVQLHVDVDDSRDLGSATGLRADPCDSMSELHLRSVEHFLEGIIADPEIGRLAAEDEERFVDRPRSFGFAHHVVQGSRP, encoded by the coding sequence ATGCTCCACCTCGTCGCTCGTGACGGCGTCGATCTCGGTCCGGTCCTGGCCGAGACCCCCGACTCGCTCACGGCGCTGGCCCGCGATCCCGTCTGCTTCATGGGCGCGGCCTCGCCGTTCGCCGGGGCCGTCGAGTCCGCCGTCGAGCATCACGACTCACTCGTCGAGTTCGCACACACGCTCGGCGAGCTGGTCGACCCGGCCCGGTCGATGGCGATCGCCGGCCGCGACCGCGTGTTCATCGCTCCCGCCGCGCCGACCCCCGTGCGCTACCAGTATCTCATGCACCGACGCGACGACTTCAGCCATGGCGACTATCTCGACCGCTACGAGTCGATCCACTCCGACTTCGGACTGCGCACGCCCAACATCGAGGGCTATGTCCAGCTCCACGTCGACGTCGACGACTCGCGAGACCTCGGGTCGGCGACCGGCCTACGGGCCGACCCCTGCGATTCGATGTCGGAGCTGCACCTGCGGTCGGTCGAGCACTTCCTCGAGGGGATCATCGCCGATCCCGAGATCGGGCGACTCGCCGCCGAGGACGAGGAGCGCTTCGTCGACCGGCCCCGTTCGTTCGGCTTCGCCCACCACGTCGTGCAAGGCTCTCGCCCATGA
- a CDS encoding TIGR03617 family F420-dependent LLM class oxidoreductase yields MSITVPTEDPRLARDVYPELERIGYDRAFSFEAKHDPFVPLAIAGEHTDRIELGTAIAIAFARTPMTLANTGWDLQATTGGRFVLGLGSQIQPHIEQRYSMPWSKPAARMKEMVEAIRAIWDAWETGERLRFEGEFYTHTRMIPAFDPGPNPHGPPPIFTAGFGPLSTRVAGEVSDGFLVHPVNTRRSLLELTLPAIADGAARAGRAATDVEVVCVTIVVTGRTEEEYDRSLEAVRGQLAFYATTPAYLPVFELHGYGDLHPVLNQMARENRWDEMPGLIDDELIETIAVVGEPHEIAPAIAARLDGISDHVSLVNNRAPDPEHFAEVVAGLHTMNR; encoded by the coding sequence GTGAGCATCACGGTCCCGACCGAAGACCCACGACTGGCGCGCGACGTCTATCCCGAGCTCGAACGCATCGGCTACGACCGGGCGTTCTCCTTCGAGGCGAAGCACGACCCGTTCGTGCCGCTGGCGATCGCGGGCGAACACACCGACCGGATCGAACTGGGCACGGCCATCGCAATCGCTTTCGCCCGCACACCGATGACGCTGGCCAACACCGGCTGGGATCTCCAGGCCACCACGGGTGGACGTTTCGTGCTCGGGCTCGGCTCGCAGATCCAACCCCACATCGAGCAGCGCTACTCGATGCCGTGGTCGAAGCCGGCCGCCCGGATGAAGGAGATGGTGGAGGCCATCCGGGCCATCTGGGACGCATGGGAGACCGGCGAGCGGCTGCGCTTCGAGGGCGAGTTCTACACCCACACCCGGATGATCCCGGCGTTCGATCCGGGTCCCAATCCGCATGGTCCGCCGCCGATCTTCACCGCCGGCTTCGGTCCTCTCTCCACCCGTGTCGCCGGTGAGGTGTCCGACGGCTTCCTCGTGCACCCGGTCAACACCCGCCGATCGCTGCTGGAGCTCACGCTGCCGGCCATCGCCGACGGCGCGGCCCGTGCCGGTCGAGCGGCGACCGACGTCGAGGTCGTCTGCGTCACCATCGTGGTGACGGGCCGCACCGAGGAGGAGTACGACCGCTCGCTCGAAGCGGTGCGCGGCCAGCTTGCGTTCTACGCCACCACACCGGCGTACCTGCCGGTCTTCGAGCTCCACGGCTACGGCGATCTGCATCCCGTGCTCAATCAGATGGCCCGCGAGAACCGGTGGGACGAGATGCCTGGTTTGATCGACGACGAACTCATCGAGACGATCGCCGTCGTGGGTGAGCCCCATGAGATCGCGCCCGCCATCGCAGCTCGACTCGATGGCATCAGCGACCATGTCAGCCTGGTGAACAACCGCGCCCCCGACCCCGAGCACTTCGCCGAGGTCGTGGCCGGGCTGCATACGATGAACCGGTGA
- a CDS encoding glutamine--tRNA ligase/YqeY domain fusion protein, translated as MTDFIREKIASDCADGPYGGRVQTRFPPEPNGFLHIGHAKAISLNFGVAEEFDGTCVLRFDDTNPDTEDASFVEAIQDDVRWLGFEPGEPTFASDYFDQLHAWAVELIEKGLAYVDDQDAETISQNRGGFTEPGVDSPWRDRSVEENLELFAAMKAGDAPEGSRVLRAKIDMNHENMQMRDPVMYRIRHSHHFRTGDTWKIYPTYDWAHGQSDAIEGTTHSLCTLEFDSHRPLYDWFIEQLGLPADRPRQTEFARLNLTHTVMSKRKLLQLVEENLVDGWDDPRMPTIRGLRRRGYPAEAIRAFASHIGIARVNGTHEIELLESFVRTHHNAHALRRMAVLDPLEVVITNWPEGEKDVRDAINNPEDESAGTREVPFSGRLFIERDDFMIDPPKKFYRLSPGTEVRLRAGYFITCDEVETGPDGEPTRLLCTYDPETAGGQAPDGRKVKATIHWVSADHAVDATVMLYDRLFTDEHPGADGEDPLASLNPNSREVRSGCKLEPILADTPRGEVVQFERLGYFARDLDEPLVFHRTVGLRDEWANIQKRQSR; from the coding sequence GTGACCGACTTCATCCGCGAGAAGATCGCCAGCGACTGTGCCGACGGCCCCTACGGCGGCCGGGTGCAGACGCGCTTCCCGCCTGAGCCCAACGGCTTCCTGCACATCGGTCACGCCAAGGCGATCAGCCTGAACTTCGGCGTCGCCGAGGAGTTCGACGGCACCTGCGTGCTGCGCTTCGACGACACGAACCCGGATACCGAGGACGCCAGCTTCGTCGAGGCGATCCAGGACGACGTGCGGTGGCTCGGATTCGAGCCGGGCGAGCCCACGTTCGCGTCCGACTACTTCGACCAGCTCCATGCGTGGGCGGTGGAGCTGATCGAGAAGGGTTTGGCCTACGTCGACGATCAGGACGCCGAGACCATCTCGCAGAACCGCGGCGGGTTCACCGAGCCGGGCGTCGACAGCCCGTGGCGTGACCGCAGCGTCGAGGAGAACCTCGAGCTGTTCGCGGCGATGAAGGCCGGCGATGCGCCCGAGGGTTCCCGCGTGCTGCGAGCGAAGATCGACATGAACCACGAGAACATGCAGATGCGTGACCCCGTGATGTATCGCATCCGCCACAGCCACCACTTCCGCACCGGCGACACCTGGAAGATCTACCCCACCTACGACTGGGCCCACGGCCAGAGCGACGCCATCGAGGGCACGACCCACTCGCTCTGCACCCTGGAGTTCGACTCGCACCGCCCGCTCTACGACTGGTTCATCGAGCAGCTCGGCCTACCCGCCGACCGCCCGCGCCAGACCGAGTTCGCCCGCCTCAACCTCACCCACACGGTGATGTCCAAGCGCAAGCTGCTCCAGCTCGTCGAGGAGAACCTCGTCGACGGCTGGGACGACCCCCGCATGCCGACCATCCGCGGCCTGCGTCGCCGTGGCTATCCCGCCGAGGCCATCCGGGCGTTCGCGTCCCACATCGGTATCGCCCGGGTCAACGGCACCCACGAGATCGAGCTGCTCGAATCGTTCGTGCGCACCCACCACAACGCCCATGCGTTGCGGCGCATGGCCGTGCTCGACCCGCTCGAAGTGGTCATCACCAACTGGCCCGAGGGCGAGAAGGACGTTCGCGACGCGATCAACAATCCCGAGGACGAGTCGGCCGGCACCCGCGAGGTGCCGTTCAGTGGGCGACTGTTCATCGAGCGTGACGACTTCATGATCGACCCGCCCAAGAAGTTCTACCGACTTTCGCCCGGCACCGAGGTGCGGCTGCGGGCGGGCTACTTCATCACCTGCGACGAGGTCGAGACCGGTCCCGACGGCGAGCCCACCCGCCTGCTCTGCACCTACGACCCCGAGACGGCCGGCGGTCAGGCCCCCGACGGCCGCAAGGTGAAGGCCACGATCCACTGGGTGTCGGCCGACCACGCCGTCGACGCCACGGTGATGCTCTACGATCGACTGTTCACCGACGAGCACCCCGGCGCCGACGGCGAGGATCCGCTGGCATCGCTCAACCCGAACTCGCGCGAGGTCCGCAGCGGCTGCAAGCTCGAGCCGATCCTGGCCGACACACCGCGCGGCGAGGTCGTGCAGTTCGAACGCCTCGGCTACTTCGCCCGCGACCTCGACGAACCGCTCGTGTTCCACCGCACCGTGGGTCTGCGCGACGAGTGGGCCAACATCCAGAAGCGCCAGAGTCGCTGA